In the genome of Chaetodon auriga isolate fChaAug3 chromosome 15, fChaAug3.hap1, whole genome shotgun sequence, one region contains:
- the nup98 gene encoding nuclear pore complex protein Nup98-Nup96 isoform X3: MFNKSFGTPFGGGTGGFGTSSTFGQQNAGFGTAGGFGTSAFGTTTNAGGLFGSTQNKPGGLFGSSTFSQPATSSTSTGFGFGAATGTSTSLFGSTGTGTTGGLFSQQNNAFGANKPTSFGSFGTSTSSGGLFGSTNTTSNPFGGTTSLFGGSGFSAAQQPGTTIKFNPPTGSDTMVKAGVTTSINTKHQCITAMKEYENKSLEELRLEDYQAGRKGPTNPMAAATGSLFGPATATSSATTGLFGSTAPNTSFSFGQNKSTFGAATAATGGFGTATGSLFGSQATPQASSLFKPFGQPTTTQSTGFSFGNANTMGQTNTSSMGLFGNTAASQSSGLFGAAQTSTATGFGTGTGLFSQPNTGFGNVGTQQSLFGNKTAGFGTTTSAPSFGTGTGLFGNKPALTLGTGTNTSTFGFGANPAGGSLFGSKPATGGLGTGLGTSFGTVGTGHTSLFGNNQNKLGTTLGTMGTFGATGFNSGTNNLGFGPPQQPVALTDPSAAAAQQAMLQQQLSVLAYSPYGDSPLFRNQLSDPKKKEERLKPTNPTAQKALTTPTHYKLTPRPATRVRPKALSSSVASKSQLFDGLDDDEPSLTNGAFIPRKSIKKLVLKNLNSSQYSSPISKETDDLASPSEYPQNGHSHIEEEEEIREVPGPSSRADDDPEVTQFYVNPIAKPIPQGRIQTSLQDTINDLNMHKPARNGLELSSEDVSASLGEDSLQDEREEEQQESQQAPHPAGIVLTRVGYYTIPSMEDLADMMDDNGECVVENFSVGRKGYGSIFFPGEVNVTGLNLDEIVHFRRKEVIVYPDDKNKPPEGEGLNRRAEVTLDGVWPNDKTTCTQIRSPERLTEMNYEGRLEKASRKQGARFLEYRPETGSWVFEVAHFSKYGLQDSDEEEDVPPKTDPKKLKTVMSLPPSRLQQQLPPSQQQVVPQAQSTVVVDLPGGMVELDSDMADVTQSFPTESVLGGEEDGDLLTGEMDTSGGKLGGLMSAEQDGVSASIHIASSLGINPHTLQIMKASLFAEDEEESDMFQDHGAMKVATDISSPRLVLHGVQSRSSGGLLQASFTSGPLSQLSHSPRPFLSPLSRASPAVAESLRQLHWSGPGPSSFPLASRTPEPSVRTVGVRRLGGPIPLKESVTQGKGNLLMDAGLFVGRSFRVGWGPGWMLAHCGHQLSSLSGKQLEHQELMTKTDFSFLPKPARSKPLIESPYKVVLEQLIGLEPPSVKTIEEEEEEKSLVVLQRPLEICLKNSTVDITDASACPLVRPQPGVAALHEYAEWITDLNDKHGAADCLMGYWSEVWTLCEALWGRLGPADQEPDVETPSEYEQQLERRRTFSAWLAHGATCRVEEEVALAGKGRHTEAIFSYLTGNRISEACRLAQKEGDHRLSLLLSQAMGSQYCRDLLALQLADWNRMQTDSYLAEERLRIFTLLAGKPVWQLSDSVVNVCSELDWKRCLAVHLWFMLPPTASVADSLAKYEAAFQGSCEGGKYACAPLPPYLEAEQPHMEEEESKRPLHDLCFHLLKLYSDRHYSLQQLLDPLTVTWERLDYRLSWHLWGVLQALHYSHLSTSRQGLLHTSYAAQLESAGLWHMAIFILLHIPDHSQRERAVREMLTLHCPLQETDESVRRERFLTERLLIPERWIHEAKATRARRDTDRHQEALHLYRAGYWNQCHRLLIQHLASDCIINDNHDYLLEFLEGLAVPEHSATIQDWDTAGRVYLDYIRVIKTLQDIQQMENAGYELERLYTDVTSLCSRIELLPCSTARDRLAQSEMAKRVANILRVVLSLQQGDAASDSLSIPLTQLAPHITRLPMPEDYTLEELRGLTQSYLRQLIVSQ; the protein is encoded by the exons ATGTTCAACAAGTCATTTGGTACTCCCTTTGGGGGAGGGACGGGGGGGTTTGGCACCTCATCGACCTTTGGACAGCAAA ATGCAGGTTTTGGGACAGCAGGAGGCTTTGGGACGTCTGCATTTGGGACCACCACCAACGCTGGAGGACTGTTTGGCTCCACACAGAATAAACCTG GTGGTCTGTTTGGGTCCAGTACATTCAGCCAGCCAGCAACTTCCTCCACCAGCACTGGATTTGGTTTTGGTGCAGCGACCGGCACTTCAACTAGCCTATTTGGCAGCACCGGAACAGGCACCACTGGCGGACTCTTCTCCCAACAGAACAATGCTTTTGGTGCCAACAAACCCACCTCTTTTGGAA GCTTTGGGACAAGCACCAGCAGTGGCGGGCTATTTGGGTCGACCAACACCACCTCCAACCCTTTCGGTGGAACAACCTCCCTCTTTGGAGGATCTGGCTTCTCCGCTGCCCAGCAGCCAGGAACAACCATAAAATTCAAT CctccaacaggaagtgacacaatGGTGAAAGCAGGTGTGACCACAAGTATCAACACTAAGCACCAATGTATCACAGCCATGAAGGAGTACGAGAACAAATCCCTGGAG GAGTTGAGGTTAGAGGACTATCAAGCGGGCAGGAAGGGCCCGACCAACCCGATGGCCGCAGCGACAGGCAGTTTGTTCGGACCGGCTACTGCCACATCCAGCGCCACCACCGGTCTGTTTGGTTCCACTGCGCCCAACACAAGCTTCTCCTTCGGACAGAACAAGAGCACCTTTGGAGCAGCAA cagcagcaactgGTGGTTTTGGTACGGCCACAGGCAGTCTGTTCGGTTCGCAGGCCACGCCACAAGCCAGCAGCCTCTTCAAGCCATTTGGTCAGCCCACCACCACACAGAGCACCGGCTTCTCCTTTGGTAACGCCAACACAATGGGACAGACCAACACCAGCAGCATG GGTTTATTTGGGAACACGGCAGCGTCTCAGTCGAGTGGGTTGTTTGGTGCTGCTCAGACGAGCACTGCCACAGGCTTTGGGACAGGCACGGGGCTGTTCAGCCAACCCAACACTGGATTTGGAAATGTCGGCACTCAG cAAAGTTTATTTGGTAATAAGACAGCCGGGTTCGGCACCACCACCAGCGCCCCATCGTTTGGCACTGGCACCGGGCTGTTTGGTAACAAACCTGCTCTCACGCTGGGTACTGGAACCAACACCTCCACCTTTG GTTTTGGCGCAAACCCTGCTGGAGGGAGTCTGTTTGGCAGCAAGCCAGCCACTGGAGGACTGGGCACAGGACTGGGAACCAGTTTTGGAACAG TGGGTACAGGACACACATCTCTGTTTGGAAATAACCAGAACAAACTGGGCACCACACTGGGAACGATGGGAACATTTGGAGCAACCGGATTCAACAGTGGAACCAACAACCTGGGCTTCGGACCTCCACAGCAACCTGTCG CCCTCACAGATCCGAGTGCAGCTGCCGCCCAACAGGCcatgcttcagcagcagctcagtgttctGGCGTACTCACCATATGGAGACTCACCGCTGTTCAGAAACCAGCTGTCAGACCccaagaagaaagaggag CGTTTGAAACCGACCAATCCGACAGCCCAGAAGGCTCTGACCACTCCCACTCACTACAAGCTGACCCCTCGACCTGCAACTAGGGTTCGCCCCAAAGCCCTGTCGTCATCAGTGGCCTCCAAGTCGCAGCTCTTTGATGGCCTGGATGATGACGAGCCCTCACTCACCAATGGAGCCTTCATACCCAG GAAGAGCATAAAGAAACTTGTGCTGAAGAACCTGAACAGCAGTCAGTACAGCAGTCCAATCAGCAAAGAGACAGATGACCTCGCCTCACCATCAGAGTATCCACAAAACGGACACAG tcatatagaggaggaggaggagattaGGGAGGTGCCGGGCCCCAGTAGTCGGGCAGACGACGACCCGGAAGTCACCCAGTTCTATGTCAACCCCATTGCCAAGCCGATTCCACAGGGCCGCATCCAGACCAGCCTGCAAGACACCATCAATGACCTCAACATGCACAAACCGGCCAGGAATGGACTGGAG CTGAGCAGTGAGGACGTGTCGGCGTCTCTTGGGGAGGACTCTCTacaagatgagagagaggaggagcagcaggagtccCAACAGGCTCCTCACCCAGCAG gcATTGTTCTGACCCGTGTTGGTTATTACACCATCCCCTCCATGGAGGATCTGGCTGACATGATGGACGATAATGGAGAGTGTGTTGTGGAAAACTTCTCTGTTGGCAGGAAAG GCTACGGCTCCATCTTCTTCCCTGGTGAGGTGAATGTGACGGGATTGAACCTGGATGAGATTGTCCACTTCAGGCGTAAAGAGGTCATCGTCTACCcagatgacaaaaacaagcCGCCAGAGGGGGAGGGGCTTAACAG GCGAGCGGAGGTGACTCTGGACGGCGTTTGGCCAAATGATAAGACGACCTGCACTCAGATTAGGAGCCCCGAGCGTCTGACTGAGATGAACTATGAGGGTCGGCTGGAGAAAGCCTCGCGCAAACAGGGAGCCCGTTTCCTGGAGTACAGACCTGAGACTGGATCCTGGGTGTTTGAG GTGGCCCATTTCTCCAAATATGGCCTCCAGGAttctgatgaggaggaagatgtcCCGCCCAAAACTGACCCCAAAAAGCTGAAgacagtgatgtcacttcctccctccaggCTGCAGCAACAACTTCCTCCCTCCCAGCAGCAGGTGGTGCCACAGGCTCAG tCCACTGTTGTCGTGGATCTTCCGGGGGGCATGGTGGAGCTTGACAGCGACATGGCTGATGTCACCCAGAGCTTCCCGACAGAGAGTGtgctgggaggagaggaggatggtgaCCTGCTGACAGGAGAGATGGACACGTCGGGCGGGAAGCTCGGAGGTTTGATGTCTGCAGAGCAGGATGGCGTCTCTGCATCCATCCACATAGCGTCCTCGCTGGGGATCAACCCGCACACCCTCCAG ATCATGAAGGCGTCTCTGTttgctgaggatgaggaggagagcgacATGTTCCAGGATCACGGAGCAATGAAGGTCGCCACTGACATCTCTTCCCCTCGCCTTGTCCTGCATGGAGTTCAGAGCCGATCTTCTG gggGTCTGCTTCAGGCAAGTTTTACCTCCGGCCCCCTCTCTCAGCTGTCACATTCTCCTCgcccctttctttctcctctgtctcggGCATCTCCGGCAGTGGCTGAATCCCTGCGACAGTTACACTGGTCGGGGCCGGGCCCCTCATCATTCCCTCTGGCCTCTCGAACTCCAGAGCCTTCGGTCAGAACGGTTGGTGTCCGGCGGCTGGGCGGCCCCATCCCCCTCAAAGAGTCAGTCACTCAGGGGAAG GGGAATCTGTTGATGGACGCAGGGCTGTTTGTAGGCCGTTCCTTTCGCGTGGGGTGGGGTCCAGGCTGGATGCTGGCACACTGCGGCCACCAACTGAGCTCACTGTCAGGCAAACAGCTCGAGCACCAAGAGCTGATGACCAAAACTGACTTCAGCTTCCTGCCAAAACCTGCCAGGAGCAAACC ACTGATAGAAAGCCCCTATAAGGTTGTGTTGGAGCAGCTGATTGGTCTGGAGCCTCCATCAGTGAAGACcattgaggaggaggaggaagagaagagcctggtggtgctgcagcgCCCGCTGGAGATCTGCCTGAAGAACAGCACTGTTGACATCACAGATGCCTCCGCCTGTCCTCTGGTCCGACCGCAGCCCGGCGTGGCGGCTCTGCATGAATATGCTGAGTGGATCACTGATCTGAATGACAAGCATGGTGCCGCAGACT gcctCATGGGTTATTGGTCTGAGGTCTGGACCCTGTGTGAGGCCTTGTGGGGCCGGTTGGGTCCCGCAGATCAGGAGCCAGATGTTGAGACTCCCAGCGAGtatgagcagcagctggagaggaggcGGACCTTCTCGGCTTGGCTGGCCCATGGAGCCAcctgcagggtggaggaggaggtggcgcTGGCAGGGAAGGGTCGCCACACAGAGGCCATCTTCAGCTACCTGACAGGAAACCGCATCAGCGAGGCGTGTCGACTCGCACAGAAGGAAG GAGACCACCGTCTGTCCCTGCTACTGTCTCAGGCCATGGGCTCCCAGTACTGCCGGGACCTGCTAGCCCTTCAGCTCGCTGACTGGAACCGCATGCAGACCGACAGCTACCTGGCTGAGGAACGGCTGCGCATCTTCACGCTGCTTGCTGGGAAACCT GTGTGGCAGTTGTCCGACTCTGTGGTGAATGTGTGCTCTGAGTTGGACTGGAAACGCTGCTTGGCTGTCCACCTCTGGTTCATGTTGCCTCCGACTGCCTCGGTGGCCGACTCCCTCGCTAAATATGAAGCCGCCTTCCAG ggctCATGTGAGGGGGGGAAGTACGCCTGTGCCCCCCTGCCTCCATACCTAGAGGCGGAGCAGCCGcacatggaggaagaggagtctaAAAGGCCGCTGCACGACCTCTGCTTCCACCTGCTCAAACTTTACAGTGACAG acactacagcctgcagcagctgttggaTCCTCTGACTGTCACATGGGAGCGTCTGGATTACCGTCTGAGCTGGCACCTGTGGGGTGTCCTGCAGGCGCTGCACTACAGCCACCTGAGCACCTCGCGGCAGGGACTCCTCCACACCAGCTACGCTGCACAGCTGGAGAGCGCCGGCCTCTGGCACATGGCCATCTTCATCCTGCTACACATACCCGACCACAG CCAGCGGGAGCGAGCAGTTAGGGAGATGCTGACCCTCCACTGCCCCCTGCAGGAGACAGACGAGTCCGTCCGGAGGGAGCGCTTCCTGACCGAGAGGCTGCTGATTCCAGAGCGGTGGATCCACGAAGCCAAGGCCACCCGAGCCCGCcgtgacactgacagacaccaGGAGGCGCTCCACCTGTACCGGGCCGGATACTGGAACCAGTGTCACCGGCTGCTGATCCAACACCTGGCCTCAG ACTGCATTATCAATGATAACCATGACTACTTGCTGGAGTTCCTAGAGGGGCTGGCAGTCCCTGAACATAGTGCCACCATCCAGGACTGGGACACTGCAGGGAGGGTGTACCTGGACTACATCAGAGTCATAAAGACTCTGCAGGACATCCAGCAG ATGGAAAACGCCGGTTATGAACTAGAGCGTCTCTACACTGACGTGacgtctctctgcagcaggattGAGCTTCTGCCTTGCAGCACCGCCAGAGACCGCCTCGCCCAATCAG
- the nup98 gene encoding nuclear pore complex protein Nup98-Nup96 isoform X1: MFNKSFGTPFGGGTGGFGTSSTFGQQNAGFGTAGGFGTSAFGTTTNAGGLFGSTQNKPGGLFGSSTFSQPATSSTSTGFGFGAATGTSTSLFGSTGTGTTGGLFSQQNNAFGANKPTSFGSFGTSTSSGGLFGSTNTTSNPFGGTTSLFGGSGFSAAQQPGTTIKFNPPTGSDTMVKAGVTTSINTKHQCITAMKEYENKSLEELRLEDYQAGRKGPTNPMAAATGSLFGPATATSSATTGLFGSTAPNTSFSFGQNKSTFGAATAATGGFGTATGSLFGSQATPQASSLFKPFGQPTTTQSTGFSFGNANTMGQTNTSSMGLFGNTAASQSSGLFGAAQTSTATGFGTGTGLFSQPNTGFGNVGTQQSLFGNKTAGFGTTTSAPSFGTGTGLFGNKPALTLGTGTNTSTFGFGANPAGGSLFGSKPATGGLGTGLGTSFGTAVGTGHTSLFGNNQNKLGTTLGTMGTFGATGFNSGTNNLGFGPPQQPVALTDPSAAAAQQAMLQQQLSVLAYSPYGDSPLFRNQLSDPKKKEERLKPTNPTAQKALTTPTHYKLTPRPATRVRPKALSSSVASKSQLFDGLDDDEPSLTNGAFIPRKSIKKLVLKNLNSSQYSSPISKETDDLASPSEYPQNGHSHIEEEEEIREVPGPSSRADDDPEVTQFYVNPIAKPIPQGRIQTSLQDTINDLNMHKPARNGLELSSEDVSASLGEDSLQDEREEEQQESQQAPHPAGIVLTRVGYYTIPSMEDLADMMDDNGECVVENFSVGRKGYGSIFFPGEVNVTGLNLDEIVHFRRKEVIVYPDDKNKPPEGEGLNRRAEVTLDGVWPNDKTTCTQIRSPERLTEMNYEGRLEKASRKQGARFLEYRPETGSWVFEVAHFSKYGLQDSDEEEDVPPKTDPKKLKTVMSLPPSRLQQQLPPSQQQVVPQAQSTVVVDLPGGMVELDSDMADVTQSFPTESVLGGEEDGDLLTGEMDTSGGKLGGLMSAEQDGVSASIHIASSLGINPHTLQIMKASLFAEDEEESDMFQDHGAMKVATDISSPRLVLHGVQSRSSGGLLQASFTSGPLSQLSHSPRPFLSPLSRASPAVAESLRQLHWSGPGPSSFPLASRTPEPSVRTVGVRRLGGPIPLKESVTQGKGNLLMDAGLFVGRSFRVGWGPGWMLAHCGHQLSSLSGKQLEHQELMTKTDFSFLPKPARSKPLIESPYKVVLEQLIGLEPPSVKTIEEEEEEKSLVVLQRPLEICLKNSTVDITDASACPLVRPQPGVAALHEYAEWITDLNDKHGAADCLMGYWSEVWTLCEALWGRLGPADQEPDVETPSEYEQQLERRRTFSAWLAHGATCRVEEEVALAGKGRHTEAIFSYLTGNRISEACRLAQKEGDHRLSLLLSQAMGSQYCRDLLALQLADWNRMQTDSYLAEERLRIFTLLAGKPVWQLSDSVVNVCSELDWKRCLAVHLWFMLPPTASVADSLAKYEAAFQGSCEGGKYACAPLPPYLEAEQPHMEEEESKRPLHDLCFHLLKLYSDRHYSLQQLLDPLTVTWERLDYRLSWHLWGVLQALHYSHLSTSRQGLLHTSYAAQLESAGLWHMAIFILLHIPDHSQRERAVREMLTLHCPLQETDESVRRERFLTERLLIPERWIHEAKATRARRDTDRHQEALHLYRAGYWNQCHRLLIQHLASDCIINDNHDYLLEFLEGLAVPEHSATIQDWDTAGRVYLDYIRVIKTLQDIQQMENAGYELERLYTDVTSLCSRIELLPCSTARDRLAQSEMAKRVANILRVVLSLQQGDAASDSLSIPLTQLAPHITRLPMPEDYTLEELRGLTQSYLRQLIVSQ, from the exons ATGTTCAACAAGTCATTTGGTACTCCCTTTGGGGGAGGGACGGGGGGGTTTGGCACCTCATCGACCTTTGGACAGCAAA ATGCAGGTTTTGGGACAGCAGGAGGCTTTGGGACGTCTGCATTTGGGACCACCACCAACGCTGGAGGACTGTTTGGCTCCACACAGAATAAACCTG GTGGTCTGTTTGGGTCCAGTACATTCAGCCAGCCAGCAACTTCCTCCACCAGCACTGGATTTGGTTTTGGTGCAGCGACCGGCACTTCAACTAGCCTATTTGGCAGCACCGGAACAGGCACCACTGGCGGACTCTTCTCCCAACAGAACAATGCTTTTGGTGCCAACAAACCCACCTCTTTTGGAA GCTTTGGGACAAGCACCAGCAGTGGCGGGCTATTTGGGTCGACCAACACCACCTCCAACCCTTTCGGTGGAACAACCTCCCTCTTTGGAGGATCTGGCTTCTCCGCTGCCCAGCAGCCAGGAACAACCATAAAATTCAAT CctccaacaggaagtgacacaatGGTGAAAGCAGGTGTGACCACAAGTATCAACACTAAGCACCAATGTATCACAGCCATGAAGGAGTACGAGAACAAATCCCTGGAG GAGTTGAGGTTAGAGGACTATCAAGCGGGCAGGAAGGGCCCGACCAACCCGATGGCCGCAGCGACAGGCAGTTTGTTCGGACCGGCTACTGCCACATCCAGCGCCACCACCGGTCTGTTTGGTTCCACTGCGCCCAACACAAGCTTCTCCTTCGGACAGAACAAGAGCACCTTTGGAGCAGCAA cagcagcaactgGTGGTTTTGGTACGGCCACAGGCAGTCTGTTCGGTTCGCAGGCCACGCCACAAGCCAGCAGCCTCTTCAAGCCATTTGGTCAGCCCACCACCACACAGAGCACCGGCTTCTCCTTTGGTAACGCCAACACAATGGGACAGACCAACACCAGCAGCATG GGTTTATTTGGGAACACGGCAGCGTCTCAGTCGAGTGGGTTGTTTGGTGCTGCTCAGACGAGCACTGCCACAGGCTTTGGGACAGGCACGGGGCTGTTCAGCCAACCCAACACTGGATTTGGAAATGTCGGCACTCAG cAAAGTTTATTTGGTAATAAGACAGCCGGGTTCGGCACCACCACCAGCGCCCCATCGTTTGGCACTGGCACCGGGCTGTTTGGTAACAAACCTGCTCTCACGCTGGGTACTGGAACCAACACCTCCACCTTTG GTTTTGGCGCAAACCCTGCTGGAGGGAGTCTGTTTGGCAGCAAGCCAGCCACTGGAGGACTGGGCACAGGACTGGGAACCAGTTTTGGAACAG CAGTGGGTACAGGACACACATCTCTGTTTGGAAATAACCAGAACAAACTGGGCACCACACTGGGAACGATGGGAACATTTGGAGCAACCGGATTCAACAGTGGAACCAACAACCTGGGCTTCGGACCTCCACAGCAACCTGTCG CCCTCACAGATCCGAGTGCAGCTGCCGCCCAACAGGCcatgcttcagcagcagctcagtgttctGGCGTACTCACCATATGGAGACTCACCGCTGTTCAGAAACCAGCTGTCAGACCccaagaagaaagaggag CGTTTGAAACCGACCAATCCGACAGCCCAGAAGGCTCTGACCACTCCCACTCACTACAAGCTGACCCCTCGACCTGCAACTAGGGTTCGCCCCAAAGCCCTGTCGTCATCAGTGGCCTCCAAGTCGCAGCTCTTTGATGGCCTGGATGATGACGAGCCCTCACTCACCAATGGAGCCTTCATACCCAG GAAGAGCATAAAGAAACTTGTGCTGAAGAACCTGAACAGCAGTCAGTACAGCAGTCCAATCAGCAAAGAGACAGATGACCTCGCCTCACCATCAGAGTATCCACAAAACGGACACAG tcatatagaggaggaggaggagattaGGGAGGTGCCGGGCCCCAGTAGTCGGGCAGACGACGACCCGGAAGTCACCCAGTTCTATGTCAACCCCATTGCCAAGCCGATTCCACAGGGCCGCATCCAGACCAGCCTGCAAGACACCATCAATGACCTCAACATGCACAAACCGGCCAGGAATGGACTGGAG CTGAGCAGTGAGGACGTGTCGGCGTCTCTTGGGGAGGACTCTCTacaagatgagagagaggaggagcagcaggagtccCAACAGGCTCCTCACCCAGCAG gcATTGTTCTGACCCGTGTTGGTTATTACACCATCCCCTCCATGGAGGATCTGGCTGACATGATGGACGATAATGGAGAGTGTGTTGTGGAAAACTTCTCTGTTGGCAGGAAAG GCTACGGCTCCATCTTCTTCCCTGGTGAGGTGAATGTGACGGGATTGAACCTGGATGAGATTGTCCACTTCAGGCGTAAAGAGGTCATCGTCTACCcagatgacaaaaacaagcCGCCAGAGGGGGAGGGGCTTAACAG GCGAGCGGAGGTGACTCTGGACGGCGTTTGGCCAAATGATAAGACGACCTGCACTCAGATTAGGAGCCCCGAGCGTCTGACTGAGATGAACTATGAGGGTCGGCTGGAGAAAGCCTCGCGCAAACAGGGAGCCCGTTTCCTGGAGTACAGACCTGAGACTGGATCCTGGGTGTTTGAG GTGGCCCATTTCTCCAAATATGGCCTCCAGGAttctgatgaggaggaagatgtcCCGCCCAAAACTGACCCCAAAAAGCTGAAgacagtgatgtcacttcctccctccaggCTGCAGCAACAACTTCCTCCCTCCCAGCAGCAGGTGGTGCCACAGGCTCAG tCCACTGTTGTCGTGGATCTTCCGGGGGGCATGGTGGAGCTTGACAGCGACATGGCTGATGTCACCCAGAGCTTCCCGACAGAGAGTGtgctgggaggagaggaggatggtgaCCTGCTGACAGGAGAGATGGACACGTCGGGCGGGAAGCTCGGAGGTTTGATGTCTGCAGAGCAGGATGGCGTCTCTGCATCCATCCACATAGCGTCCTCGCTGGGGATCAACCCGCACACCCTCCAG ATCATGAAGGCGTCTCTGTttgctgaggatgaggaggagagcgacATGTTCCAGGATCACGGAGCAATGAAGGTCGCCACTGACATCTCTTCCCCTCGCCTTGTCCTGCATGGAGTTCAGAGCCGATCTTCTG gggGTCTGCTTCAGGCAAGTTTTACCTCCGGCCCCCTCTCTCAGCTGTCACATTCTCCTCgcccctttctttctcctctgtctcggGCATCTCCGGCAGTGGCTGAATCCCTGCGACAGTTACACTGGTCGGGGCCGGGCCCCTCATCATTCCCTCTGGCCTCTCGAACTCCAGAGCCTTCGGTCAGAACGGTTGGTGTCCGGCGGCTGGGCGGCCCCATCCCCCTCAAAGAGTCAGTCACTCAGGGGAAG GGGAATCTGTTGATGGACGCAGGGCTGTTTGTAGGCCGTTCCTTTCGCGTGGGGTGGGGTCCAGGCTGGATGCTGGCACACTGCGGCCACCAACTGAGCTCACTGTCAGGCAAACAGCTCGAGCACCAAGAGCTGATGACCAAAACTGACTTCAGCTTCCTGCCAAAACCTGCCAGGAGCAAACC ACTGATAGAAAGCCCCTATAAGGTTGTGTTGGAGCAGCTGATTGGTCTGGAGCCTCCATCAGTGAAGACcattgaggaggaggaggaagagaagagcctggtggtgctgcagcgCCCGCTGGAGATCTGCCTGAAGAACAGCACTGTTGACATCACAGATGCCTCCGCCTGTCCTCTGGTCCGACCGCAGCCCGGCGTGGCGGCTCTGCATGAATATGCTGAGTGGATCACTGATCTGAATGACAAGCATGGTGCCGCAGACT gcctCATGGGTTATTGGTCTGAGGTCTGGACCCTGTGTGAGGCCTTGTGGGGCCGGTTGGGTCCCGCAGATCAGGAGCCAGATGTTGAGACTCCCAGCGAGtatgagcagcagctggagaggaggcGGACCTTCTCGGCTTGGCTGGCCCATGGAGCCAcctgcagggtggaggaggaggtggcgcTGGCAGGGAAGGGTCGCCACACAGAGGCCATCTTCAGCTACCTGACAGGAAACCGCATCAGCGAGGCGTGTCGACTCGCACAGAAGGAAG GAGACCACCGTCTGTCCCTGCTACTGTCTCAGGCCATGGGCTCCCAGTACTGCCGGGACCTGCTAGCCCTTCAGCTCGCTGACTGGAACCGCATGCAGACCGACAGCTACCTGGCTGAGGAACGGCTGCGCATCTTCACGCTGCTTGCTGGGAAACCT GTGTGGCAGTTGTCCGACTCTGTGGTGAATGTGTGCTCTGAGTTGGACTGGAAACGCTGCTTGGCTGTCCACCTCTGGTTCATGTTGCCTCCGACTGCCTCGGTGGCCGACTCCCTCGCTAAATATGAAGCCGCCTTCCAG ggctCATGTGAGGGGGGGAAGTACGCCTGTGCCCCCCTGCCTCCATACCTAGAGGCGGAGCAGCCGcacatggaggaagaggagtctaAAAGGCCGCTGCACGACCTCTGCTTCCACCTGCTCAAACTTTACAGTGACAG acactacagcctgcagcagctgttggaTCCTCTGACTGTCACATGGGAGCGTCTGGATTACCGTCTGAGCTGGCACCTGTGGGGTGTCCTGCAGGCGCTGCACTACAGCCACCTGAGCACCTCGCGGCAGGGACTCCTCCACACCAGCTACGCTGCACAGCTGGAGAGCGCCGGCCTCTGGCACATGGCCATCTTCATCCTGCTACACATACCCGACCACAG CCAGCGGGAGCGAGCAGTTAGGGAGATGCTGACCCTCCACTGCCCCCTGCAGGAGACAGACGAGTCCGTCCGGAGGGAGCGCTTCCTGACCGAGAGGCTGCTGATTCCAGAGCGGTGGATCCACGAAGCCAAGGCCACCCGAGCCCGCcgtgacactgacagacaccaGGAGGCGCTCCACCTGTACCGGGCCGGATACTGGAACCAGTGTCACCGGCTGCTGATCCAACACCTGGCCTCAG ACTGCATTATCAATGATAACCATGACTACTTGCTGGAGTTCCTAGAGGGGCTGGCAGTCCCTGAACATAGTGCCACCATCCAGGACTGGGACACTGCAGGGAGGGTGTACCTGGACTACATCAGAGTCATAAAGACTCTGCAGGACATCCAGCAG ATGGAAAACGCCGGTTATGAACTAGAGCGTCTCTACACTGACGTGacgtctctctgcagcaggattGAGCTTCTGCCTTGCAGCACCGCCAGAGACCGCCTCGCCCAATCAG